A part of Papilio machaon chromosome 23, ilPapMach1.1, whole genome shotgun sequence genomic DNA contains:
- the LOC106719886 gene encoding collagen alpha-1(I) chain isoform X6 translates to MYTTTLHFCLHDPINVKLAKARRGMIKEKEKGGGARIKDEPNDPTEPGHGSRPPSASLPTPAALKKEPEEAHRVKLEPHTQSEDANPELGVDGIKTEIDGLMDSDGDPTKSPSCEMGGPGSLKSERLSSDSNDILDPQTGLRGSTGNLQVKKDGNQNCRNPNNENLGSCRLGGGPMGGVSMGPMSSEAQTLPANVISKQAGSMEQSQIFVFSTLLANKSAEAVISGQHHSIIAYHCAQPNTKKYLEKHPLKIGQFNKQSPAQWLNNLAMAKNRSGMRGGPNMMGGPNQMGHMMGGPMGPNMGPMGHGGMGHMGPNMMGPNRMVGPGNQMMMMKGGPGQMGQMGPGMGPMDGFPGGTPSCGVMDGLGADGEMPWDTKNSSVMSNGMSNGPPLPMPPCSEAGEAPPQNDSSDSQCQPGPKAGVKIPDENLTPQQRAHREEQLATIRKMQQMLFPESGGGANPGSGDGSQQPNDINPPNSTANINMPYPPMSQMGPNGPMVSGPNGPMVSMSNSMNSGPSCTMSGPMGPNGPMGPGPMGPGGPMGPNGPMGGPMGGMGGPGGMGMGGHGSMGPNGMMGPNGPMMTGMGPNGPMGPMGPCGMKGIRGACGGPDMKSGMCTDMHMGRGCGGPMGRMPNPMGGMGGPKPCMMGGPHMGPRMMPGPNMNAMNGGIMMDGSMLGGMVHDCGPDHHMPVNGPMCDEYGRGRNMGPGDPGGLGPGHKGGLRSPKSPSAGADIDWQKLHHQFFDDPKSMDTELSTQVKSPCSERGGCLPPPPYGASPLHRSASVPIATASPSHGSVQMPMSAEASRAGSGLNSPAHCKPGHKQDAPGQELTIQKQPNTSLKDNGPPSNSGGQTPQSSSNQKSPAGMMPGTPEPHSSLSEQRSGRFSLEQSPSFNNPQTPTSAANTKCGGEYHEKSRPSPSSNRSSQDNASKTPQRESSGLNQGPYAPASSASCVGSAKSSCSVTTAPSGNMDDTMAGSNETTLSGGPNSTSLPGPFPGPCSMNRPDNIPINPNQGPNGPMGTSTSSFDPISSLAQMSQQLTNTVGGGGPGPTGPMGPNGSGMGPFGSGPHHMQHHHSMHPHGHPHMMMNDLGCHMDNMGGPGLGGPMEGMMGGGDFPPDMNLSPKMGGGPMGGPMGPMGPDASMLGPRMGGTGKMPPFNGANVQVKASAPNTIQYLPTRPQMPCNTGPRGPPSLDFLQRVTNPMQMENNKGVQYFPGARGMDMEAGMRGVMRPPGGMLRMPHYPAGFNSPPKMAGDPFGGGPNPMCGPNFRGVKGGMPGNVRMGSGQPLPPSMGGPGGGFKGQGFAVPSTADPNYAAQFHNFQQQLYATGSRAAQPHQGYPPYQPSK, encoded by the exons ATGTATACAACGACCTTACACTTCTGTTTACATGATCCTATCAATG TCAAGTTGGCGAAGGCACGTAGGGGCATGATCAAGGAGAAGGAGAAGGGCGGGGGCGCCCGCATAAAGGACGAGCCCAACGATCCAACAGAACCTG GTCATGGTTCACGTCCGCCGAGCGCGTCGCTGCCGACGCCGGCGGCGCTGAAGAAGGAACCAGAGGAGGCCCACCGGGTGAAGTTGGAGCCCCATACGCAGTCCGAGGACGCCAACCCGGAGCTCGGCGTCGACGGCATCAAGACAGAAATCGACGGCCTCATGGATAGCGACG GTGACCCCACGAAATCCCCATCTTGCGAAATGGGTGGACCCGGTTCATTGAAATCGGAGCGTCTCTCGTCCGATTCTAACGATATATTGGACCCACAGACCGGCCTAAGAGGTTCAACTGGGAACCTGCaggtaaaaaaa GATGGCAACCAGAATTGCCGCAACCCAAACAATGAGAACCTAGGCTCGTGCCGTCTGGGCGGAGGGCCTATGGGCGGCGTGTCCATGGGGCCCATGTCCAGCGAGGCCCAGACCCTGCCCGCTAACGTCATCAGTAAACAGGCCGGCAGTATGGAG CAAAGCCAGATCTTCGTGTTCTCAACTCTGCTTGCCAATAAAAGCGCGGAGGCGGTGATATCTGGTCAGCATCACTCCATCATCGCTTATCACTGTGCTCAGCCCAACACAAAGAAATATCTGGAG AAACATCCACTCAAAATAGGCCAATTTAACAAGCAAAGTCCTGCACAATGGTTAAACAATCTTGCTATGGCGAAGAATAGAAGTGGTATGCGAGGTGGTCCCAACATGATGGGAGGTCCCAACCAAATGGGCCACATGATGGGCGGACCCATGGGTCCCAACATGGGGCCTATGGGTCACGGCGGCATGGGACACATGGGACCAAACATGATGGGCCCCAATCGCATGGTAGGACCCGGAAAccaaatgatgatgatgaaaggTGGCCCAGGACAGATGGGACAAATGGGTCCTGGGATGGGTCCCATGGATGGGTTTCCAGGGGGCACCCCGTCCTGTGGTGTCATGGACGGCCTCGGTGCTGATGGTGAAATGCCATGGGACACC AAAAACTCCTCAGTAATGTCGAACGGCATGTCCAACGGGCCGCCGCTGCCGATGCCGCCGTGCTCGGAGGCGGGAGAAGCACCGCCGCAGAACGACTCCTCAGACTCGCAGTGCCAACCGGGACCTAAAG CGGGTGTAAAGATCCCCGACGAGAACCTGACCCCGCAGCAGCGAGCACACCGCGAGGAGCAGCTGGCGACAATCCGCAAGATGCAGCAGATGCTGTTCCCCGagagcggcggcggcgcgaaCCCAGGGTCCGGCGATGGCTCACAGCAGCCCAACGACATCAATCCGCCCAACTCCACCGCCAACATCAACATGCCCTACCCGCCCATGTCACAAATGGGACCTAACGGACCCATGGTCTCCGGACCCAACGGGCCCATGGTATCCATGTCTAACAGCATGAACTCTGGACCTAGTTGTACTATGTCGGGACCTATGGGCCCAAACGGACCTATGGGCCCGGGGCCGATGGGACCCGGTGGTCCGATGGGTCCGAACGGTCCTATGGGAGGACCGATGGGGGGAATGGGTGGACCGGGCGGGATGGGTATGGGTGGACACGGCTCTATGGGACCTAACGGTATGATGGGGCCGAATGGACCCATGATGACGGGTATGGGCCCTAACGGCCCCATGGGCCCTATGGGGCCTTGTGGGATGAAAGGAATTCGAGGTGCTTGTGGTGGACCCGACATGAAATCGGGAATGTGTACAGATATGCATATGGGTAGAGGTTGCGGAGGTCCAATGGGA CGTATGCCAAACCCAATGGGCGGCATGGGAGGGCCTAAACCCTGTATGATGGGTGGACCTCACATGGGACCTCGGATGATGCCTGGACCTAATATGAATGCAATGAATG GAGGTATAATGATGGACGGCAGCATGCTGGGCGGCATGGTACACGACTGCGGCCCAGACCACCACATGCCCGTCAACGGGCCCATGTGTGACGAGTACGGACGTGGACGTAAT ATGGGTCCCGGAGACCCCGGTGGGCTGGGCCCGGGGCACAAGGGCGGGCTGCGGAGCCCCAAGAGCCCCTCGGCCGGCGCTGACATCGACTGGCAGAAGTTACACCATCAGTTCTTTGATGACCCCAAATCTATGGATACGGAACTCA gTACACAAGTGAAATCGCCATGTTCAGAAAGAGGAGGTTGTTTACCTCCCCCTCCTTATGGTGCGTCCCCACTTCATCGGTCGGCTTCGGTACCTATTG CGACAGCGTCACCATCACACGGCTCTGTACAAATGCCGATGTCGGCGGAGGCGTCGCGCGCCGGCTCCGGTCTCAACAGCCCCGCGCACTGCAAGCCCGGACACAAACAGGACGCGCCAg GTCAAGAGCTAACGATACAAAAACAACCAAACACATCGCTCAAGGACAACGGTCCACCCTCAAACAGCGGCGGTCAAACGCCACAGTCCAGTTCAAATCAGAAATCACCAGCAGG CATGATGCCGGGTACTCCGGAGCCCCACTCGTCGTTGTCTGAGCAGCGCTCGGGACGCTTCTCTCTCGAGCAGAGTCCCAGCTTCAACAACCCGCAGACACCCACCTCCGCTGCCAATACAAAGTGCGGAGGTGAGTATC ATGAGAAATCACGACCTAGTCCATCATCGAACCGGTCGAGTCAAGACAACGCGTCAAAGACCCCGCAGCGCGAGTCGTCTGGTCTGAACCAGGGACCTTACGCGCCCGCCTCCTCCGCCTCGTGCGTCGGCAGCGCCAAGAGCAGCTGCAGCGTCACCACCGCACCCAGCGGCAACATGGACGACACCATGGCAGGCAGCAATGAG ACGACATTATCAGGGGGTCCAAACAGCACGAGTTTACCTGGTCCGTTTCCCGGCCCGTGCAGCATGAACAGGCCCGACAATATCCCCATCAATCCTAACCAAGGCCCGAACGGCCCCATGGGTACCTCTACGTCTTCCTTCGACCCGATATCGTCACTGGCCCAGATGTCGCAACAGCTCACCAACACTGTGGGCGGCGGCGGGCCCGGCCCGACTGGACCCATGGGGCCTAACGGCAGCGGAATGGGACCCTTCGGCTCGGGCCCGCACCACATGCAGCACCATCACTCGATGCATCCACACGGACATCCTCATATGATGATGAATGATTTAG GTTGCCACATGGACAATATGGGAGGTCCCGGCCTCGGCGGGCCTATGGAAGGAATGATGGGCGGCGGCGACTTCCCTCCCGATATGAACTTAAGTCCAAAAATGGGAGGAGGTCCCATGGGTGGCCCGATGGGCCCCATGGGTCCCGACGCATCCATGCTCGGGCCGAGAATGGGAGGCACGGGTAAAATGCCACCGTTTAATGGAGCAAACGTGCAAGTGAAAGCGAGTGCGCCCAACACGATACAATATCTGCCGACGAGGCCGCAGATGCCGTGCAATACGGGCCCGCGAGGACCCCCCAGCTTGGACTTCCTGCAGCGAGTGACGAACCCGATGCAGATGGAGAACAATAAAGGAGTGCAGTACTTCCCCGGGGCGAGGGGCATGGACATGGAGGCGGGCATGCGGGGCGTGATGCGGCCGCCCGGCGGTATGCTCAGGATGCCCCACTACCCCGCCGGGTTCAACTCGCCCCCCAAGATGGCGGGCGATCCCTTCGGCGGCGGACCCAATCCCATGTGCGGGCCCAACTTCCGGGGAGTGAAAGGGGGAATGCCGGGGAACGTCCGCATGGGATCGGGACAGCCGCTGCCGCCGTCGATGGGGGGCCCGGGCGGCGGGTTCAAGGGGCAGGGCTTCGCGGTGCCCTCGACGGCGGACCCCAACTACGCGGCGCAGTTCCACAACTTCCAGCAGCAGCTGTACGCGACGGGCAGCCGCGCCGCGCAGCCGCACCAGGGCTACCCGCCCTACCAGCCGTCCAAGTGA
- the LOC106719886 gene encoding collagen alpha-1(I) chain isoform X2 yields the protein MYTTTLHFCLHDPINVKLAKARRGMIKEKEKGGGARIKDEPNDPTEPGHGSRPPSASLPTPAALKKEPEEAHRVKLEPHTQSEDANPELGVDGIKTEIDGLMDSDGDPTKSPSCEMGGPGSLKSERLSSDSNDILDPQTGLRGSTGNLQVKKDGNQNCRNPNNENLGSCRLGGGPMGGVSMGPMSSEAQTLPANVISKQAGSMEQSQIFVFSTLLANKSAEAVISGQHHSIIAYHCAQPNTKKYLEKHPLKIGQFNKQSPAQWLNNLAMAKNRSGMRGGPNMMGGPNQMGHMMGGPMGPNMGPMGHGGMGHMGPNMMGPNRMVGPGNQMMMMKGGPGQMGQMGPGMGPMDGFPGGTPSCGVMDGLGADGEMPWDTKNSSVMSNGMSNGPPLPMPPCSEAGEAPPQNDSSDSQCQPGPKAGVKIPDENLTPQQRAHREEQLATIRKMQQMLFPESGGGANPGSGDGSQQPNDINPPNSTANINMPYPPMSQMGPNGPMVSGPNGPMVSMSNSMNSGPSCTMSGPMGPNGPMGPGPMGPGGPMGPNGPMGGPMGGMGGPGGMGMGGHGSMGPNGMMGPNGPMMTGMGPNGPMGPMGPCGMKGIRGACGGPDMKSGMCTDMHMGRGCGGPMGRMPNPMGGMGGPKPCMMGGPHMGPRMMPGPNMNAMNGGIMMDGSMLGGMVHDCGPDHHMPVNGPMCDEYGRGRNMGPGDPGGLGPGHKGGLRSPKSPSAGADIDWQKLHHQFFDDPKSMDTELSTQVKSPCSERGGCLPPPPYGASPLHRSASVPIATASPSHGSVQMPMSAEASRAGSGLNSPAHCKPGHKQDAPELLEKLDAGVFVRSLQCLAERQQKHAQCKEPSLMPVPSPQQISYLNQFEGQELTIQKQPNTSLKDNGPPSNSGGQTPQSSSNQKSPAGMMPGTPEPHSSLSEQRSGRFSLEQSPSFNNPQTPTSAANTKCGDEKSRPSPSSNRSSQDNASKTPQRESSGLNQGPYAPASSASCVGSAKSSCSVTTAPSGNMDDTMAGSNETTLSGGPNSTSLPGPFPGPCSMNRPDNIPINPNQGPNGPMGTSTSSFDPISSLAQMSQQLTNTVGGGGPGPTGPMGPNGSGMGPFGSGPHHMQHHHSMHPHGHPHMMMNDLGCHMDNMGGPGLGGPMEGMMGGGDFPPDMNLSPKMGGGPMGGPMGPMGPDASMLGPRMGGTGKMPPFNGANVQVKASAPNTIQYLPTRPQMPCNTGPRGPPSLDFLQRVTNPMQMENNKGVQYFPGARGMDMEAGMRGVMRPPGGMLRMPHYPAGFNSPPKMAGDPFGGGPNPMCGPNFRGVKGGMPGNVRMGSGQPLPPSMGGPGGGFKGQGFAVPSTADPNYAAQFHNFQQQLYATGSRAAQPHQGYPPYQPSK from the exons ATGTATACAACGACCTTACACTTCTGTTTACATGATCCTATCAATG TCAAGTTGGCGAAGGCACGTAGGGGCATGATCAAGGAGAAGGAGAAGGGCGGGGGCGCCCGCATAAAGGACGAGCCCAACGATCCAACAGAACCTG GTCATGGTTCACGTCCGCCGAGCGCGTCGCTGCCGACGCCGGCGGCGCTGAAGAAGGAACCAGAGGAGGCCCACCGGGTGAAGTTGGAGCCCCATACGCAGTCCGAGGACGCCAACCCGGAGCTCGGCGTCGACGGCATCAAGACAGAAATCGACGGCCTCATGGATAGCGACG GTGACCCCACGAAATCCCCATCTTGCGAAATGGGTGGACCCGGTTCATTGAAATCGGAGCGTCTCTCGTCCGATTCTAACGATATATTGGACCCACAGACCGGCCTAAGAGGTTCAACTGGGAACCTGCaggtaaaaaaa GATGGCAACCAGAATTGCCGCAACCCAAACAATGAGAACCTAGGCTCGTGCCGTCTGGGCGGAGGGCCTATGGGCGGCGTGTCCATGGGGCCCATGTCCAGCGAGGCCCAGACCCTGCCCGCTAACGTCATCAGTAAACAGGCCGGCAGTATGGAG CAAAGCCAGATCTTCGTGTTCTCAACTCTGCTTGCCAATAAAAGCGCGGAGGCGGTGATATCTGGTCAGCATCACTCCATCATCGCTTATCACTGTGCTCAGCCCAACACAAAGAAATATCTGGAG AAACATCCACTCAAAATAGGCCAATTTAACAAGCAAAGTCCTGCACAATGGTTAAACAATCTTGCTATGGCGAAGAATAGAAGTGGTATGCGAGGTGGTCCCAACATGATGGGAGGTCCCAACCAAATGGGCCACATGATGGGCGGACCCATGGGTCCCAACATGGGGCCTATGGGTCACGGCGGCATGGGACACATGGGACCAAACATGATGGGCCCCAATCGCATGGTAGGACCCGGAAAccaaatgatgatgatgaaaggTGGCCCAGGACAGATGGGACAAATGGGTCCTGGGATGGGTCCCATGGATGGGTTTCCAGGGGGCACCCCGTCCTGTGGTGTCATGGACGGCCTCGGTGCTGATGGTGAAATGCCATGGGACACC AAAAACTCCTCAGTAATGTCGAACGGCATGTCCAACGGGCCGCCGCTGCCGATGCCGCCGTGCTCGGAGGCGGGAGAAGCACCGCCGCAGAACGACTCCTCAGACTCGCAGTGCCAACCGGGACCTAAAG CGGGTGTAAAGATCCCCGACGAGAACCTGACCCCGCAGCAGCGAGCACACCGCGAGGAGCAGCTGGCGACAATCCGCAAGATGCAGCAGATGCTGTTCCCCGagagcggcggcggcgcgaaCCCAGGGTCCGGCGATGGCTCACAGCAGCCCAACGACATCAATCCGCCCAACTCCACCGCCAACATCAACATGCCCTACCCGCCCATGTCACAAATGGGACCTAACGGACCCATGGTCTCCGGACCCAACGGGCCCATGGTATCCATGTCTAACAGCATGAACTCTGGACCTAGTTGTACTATGTCGGGACCTATGGGCCCAAACGGACCTATGGGCCCGGGGCCGATGGGACCCGGTGGTCCGATGGGTCCGAACGGTCCTATGGGAGGACCGATGGGGGGAATGGGTGGACCGGGCGGGATGGGTATGGGTGGACACGGCTCTATGGGACCTAACGGTATGATGGGGCCGAATGGACCCATGATGACGGGTATGGGCCCTAACGGCCCCATGGGCCCTATGGGGCCTTGTGGGATGAAAGGAATTCGAGGTGCTTGTGGTGGACCCGACATGAAATCGGGAATGTGTACAGATATGCATATGGGTAGAGGTTGCGGAGGTCCAATGGGA CGTATGCCAAACCCAATGGGCGGCATGGGAGGGCCTAAACCCTGTATGATGGGTGGACCTCACATGGGACCTCGGATGATGCCTGGACCTAATATGAATGCAATGAATG GAGGTATAATGATGGACGGCAGCATGCTGGGCGGCATGGTACACGACTGCGGCCCAGACCACCACATGCCCGTCAACGGGCCCATGTGTGACGAGTACGGACGTGGACGTAAT ATGGGTCCCGGAGACCCCGGTGGGCTGGGCCCGGGGCACAAGGGCGGGCTGCGGAGCCCCAAGAGCCCCTCGGCCGGCGCTGACATCGACTGGCAGAAGTTACACCATCAGTTCTTTGATGACCCCAAATCTATGGATACGGAACTCA gTACACAAGTGAAATCGCCATGTTCAGAAAGAGGAGGTTGTTTACCTCCCCCTCCTTATGGTGCGTCCCCACTTCATCGGTCGGCTTCGGTACCTATTG CGACAGCGTCACCATCACACGGCTCTGTACAAATGCCGATGTCGGCGGAGGCGTCGCGCGCCGGCTCCGGTCTCAACAGCCCCGCGCACTGCAAGCCCGGACACAAACAGGACGCGCCAg AGTTACTGGAGAAACTGGACGCGGGCGTGTTTGTGCGGTCGCTGCAATGTCTGGCGGAGAGACAGCAGAAGCACGCGCAATGCAAGGAGCCCAGCCTGATGCCCGTGCCCTCCCCGCAACAAATATCCTATCTCAACCAATTCGAAG GTCAAGAGCTAACGATACAAAAACAACCAAACACATCGCTCAAGGACAACGGTCCACCCTCAAACAGCGGCGGTCAAACGCCACAGTCCAGTTCAAATCAGAAATCACCAGCAGG CATGATGCCGGGTACTCCGGAGCCCCACTCGTCGTTGTCTGAGCAGCGCTCGGGACGCTTCTCTCTCGAGCAGAGTCCCAGCTTCAACAACCCGCAGACACCCACCTCCGCTGCCAATACAAAGTGCGGAG ATGAGAAATCACGACCTAGTCCATCATCGAACCGGTCGAGTCAAGACAACGCGTCAAAGACCCCGCAGCGCGAGTCGTCTGGTCTGAACCAGGGACCTTACGCGCCCGCCTCCTCCGCCTCGTGCGTCGGCAGCGCCAAGAGCAGCTGCAGCGTCACCACCGCACCCAGCGGCAACATGGACGACACCATGGCAGGCAGCAATGAG ACGACATTATCAGGGGGTCCAAACAGCACGAGTTTACCTGGTCCGTTTCCCGGCCCGTGCAGCATGAACAGGCCCGACAATATCCCCATCAATCCTAACCAAGGCCCGAACGGCCCCATGGGTACCTCTACGTCTTCCTTCGACCCGATATCGTCACTGGCCCAGATGTCGCAACAGCTCACCAACACTGTGGGCGGCGGCGGGCCCGGCCCGACTGGACCCATGGGGCCTAACGGCAGCGGAATGGGACCCTTCGGCTCGGGCCCGCACCACATGCAGCACCATCACTCGATGCATCCACACGGACATCCTCATATGATGATGAATGATTTAG GTTGCCACATGGACAATATGGGAGGTCCCGGCCTCGGCGGGCCTATGGAAGGAATGATGGGCGGCGGCGACTTCCCTCCCGATATGAACTTAAGTCCAAAAATGGGAGGAGGTCCCATGGGTGGCCCGATGGGCCCCATGGGTCCCGACGCATCCATGCTCGGGCCGAGAATGGGAGGCACGGGTAAAATGCCACCGTTTAATGGAGCAAACGTGCAAGTGAAAGCGAGTGCGCCCAACACGATACAATATCTGCCGACGAGGCCGCAGATGCCGTGCAATACGGGCCCGCGAGGACCCCCCAGCTTGGACTTCCTGCAGCGAGTGACGAACCCGATGCAGATGGAGAACAATAAAGGAGTGCAGTACTTCCCCGGGGCGAGGGGCATGGACATGGAGGCGGGCATGCGGGGCGTGATGCGGCCGCCCGGCGGTATGCTCAGGATGCCCCACTACCCCGCCGGGTTCAACTCGCCCCCCAAGATGGCGGGCGATCCCTTCGGCGGCGGACCCAATCCCATGTGCGGGCCCAACTTCCGGGGAGTGAAAGGGGGAATGCCGGGGAACGTCCGCATGGGATCGGGACAGCCGCTGCCGCCGTCGATGGGGGGCCCGGGCGGCGGGTTCAAGGGGCAGGGCTTCGCGGTGCCCTCGACGGCGGACCCCAACTACGCGGCGCAGTTCCACAACTTCCAGCAGCAGCTGTACGCGACGGGCAGCCGCGCCGCGCAGCCGCACCAGGGCTACCCGCCCTACCAGCCGTCCAAGTGA